A single region of the Malus sylvestris chromosome 8, drMalSylv7.2, whole genome shotgun sequence genome encodes:
- the LOC126632992 gene encoding 11S globulin seed storage protein 2-like — MDAMDLTPKSAQKLFEGDGGAYYIWSSSDVPVLAEAKVGAGKLVLQPHGFALPHHADSSKLGYVLQGNDGLVGMVFPNTSEEVVVRVKKGDVIPLPVGTISWWFNNVDHSEELLVVFMGETAGAHVPGQFSYFFIAGTLSLLAGFSTEFVSKSFNITEDEADGITKNQTGVLIIKLGQDEKAKMPLPNLKLTDKFVHNISTSSTTTLTEKEFPFLKQAGLSVNLTKLAANTISSPIYTADSTVQVIYVARGSGRIQIVGVNGQRLLDAEVAAGQLVVVPMFFMVAKLAGHTGLECFALMTSSQPVMEDLVGKTSPLGALSPEVLRISLNITPKLEKLLKSNIRRSDHDQQPN, encoded by the exons ATGGATGCGATGGACTTAACACCCAAGTCAGCCCAGAAGTTGTTTGAAGGAGATGGAGGAGCATATTACATTTGGTCGAGTTCAGATGTTCCGGTGCTTGCTGAGGCCAAGGTTGGTGCAGGCAAGCTTGTTCTTCAACCTCATGGCTTCGCTCTTCCTCACCATGCAGATTCCTCCAAACTGGGATATGTTCTTCAAG GTAATGATGGATTAGTAGGAATGGTCTTCCCTAACACATCAGAGGAGGTGGTGGTTAGGGTTAAGAAAGGAGATGTGATACCATTACCAGTTGGAACAATCTCATGGTGGTTCAACAATGTTGATCACTCTGAGGAGCTTCTTGTTGTTTTCATGGGTGAAACTGCCGGAGCCCACGTTCCCGGTCAATTTTCGTACTTTTTTATTGCCGGAACCCTAAGTCTACTTGCAGGTTTCTCAACAGAATTTGTCAGCAAGTCCTTCAACATCACTGAGGATGAAGCTgatggcatcaccaaaaaccAGACTGGGGTTTTGATCATCAAGCTAGGTCAAGATGAAAAGGCCAAAATGCCCCTCCCCAATCTAAAGCTCACCGACAAATTTGTTCACAACATCAGTACTAGTAGTACAACTACATTAACTGAAAAGGAATTTCCTTTTCTTAAACAAGCTGGGTTAAGTGTTAACCTCACAAAACTTGCGGCCAACACAATCAGCTCTCCAATTTACACAGCGGATTCCACAGTCCAAGTGATTTATGTTGCTCGAGGGAGTGGCCGGATACAGATCGTGGGTGTTAACGGTCAACGTTTGTTGGACGCAGAGGTAGCTGCTGGGCAGCTGGTTGTGGTACCAATGTTCTTCATGGTTGCTAAACTTGCAGGACATACTGGGCTGGAGTGTTTCGCTCTCATGACTAGTTCTCA GCCTGTCATGGAAGACTTAGTTGGAAAGACATCACCATTGGGAGCATTATCACCGGAGGTGCTGCGAATATCCCTTAATATAACTCCAAAGCTAGAAAAACTTCTCAAGTCCAATATTCGAAGGTCTGATCATGATCAACAACCGAATTAA